One region of Papaver somniferum cultivar HN1 unplaced genomic scaffold, ASM357369v1 unplaced-scaffold_131, whole genome shotgun sequence genomic DNA includes:
- the LOC113332289 gene encoding transcription factor MYB80-like yields MGRIPCCEKDNVKRGQWTPEEDNKLSAYIAQHGTRNWRLIPKNAGLQRCGKSCRLRWTNYLRPDLKHGEFSESEEQTIVKLHSVVGNRWSLIAAQLPGRTDNDIKNHWNTKLKKKLSGMGIDPVTHKPFSHLMAEIATTLAPPQVAHLTEAALGCFKDEMLHLLSKKRVDFQFQHSGISPPRYDSNPASTAYTNIAGKPDDRIDETIQKIKMSVSRAMQQEHEKPLSRPWPMITSTEETSDDGFMDGFLGSASGFQYGPSSYGNEGDISSPWNQSICTGSNCTGGDQQNGLHDKGKDRDVGEHTDIGANTIGLKSSEFGADCVLWDLSSDLINPIV; encoded by the exons atgggaagaaTTCCGTGCTGCGAGAAAGACAACGTGAAAAGGGGACAATGGACACCTGAAGAAGACAACAAACTCTCTGCATACATTGCGCAGCATGGTACTCGCAATTGGCGCCTCATCCCTAAAAATGCTG GTCTGCAGAGATGTGGTAAGAGTTGTCGTTTGAGATGGACAAACTATCTCCGTCCCGATCTCAAACACGGTGAATTCTCTGAATCCGAAGAGCAAACCATTGTGAAGCTTCATTCTGTTGTTGGAAACAG GTGGTCACTCATTGCAGCACAACTGCCTGGCCGGACTGACAATGATATAAAGAATCACTGGAACACTAAGTTGAAGAAGAAGCTGTCCGGAATGGGAATTGATCCGGTTACACACAAACCATTCTCCCATCTAATGGCTGAGATTGCAACCACATTAGCCCCACCGCAGGTAGCTCACTTGACTGAAGCTGCTCTCGGATGCTTTAAAGACGAGATGCTTCACCTTCTCTCGAAGAAACGCGTCGATTTCCAGTTCCAACATTCAGGAATTTCTCCACCTAGATACGACTCAAACCCTGCATCGACAGCTTACACCAACATTGCGGGGAAACCGGATGACAGAATCGACGAAACTATACAGAAAATAAAGATGAGTGTTTCAAGAGCAATGCAGCAAGAACACGAGAAACCTTTAAGTCGACCTTGGCCAATGATAACGTCCACTGAAGAGACATCTGatgatggatttatggatggTTTCCTCGGTTCCGCATCTGGATTTCAGTATGGTCCTTCATCATATGGGAATGAAGGGGATATTAGTTCACCATGGAACCAGAGTATTTGCACGGGAAGCAATTGCACCGGTGGAGATCAACAAAATGGGCTTCATGACAAAGGTAAAGACAGGGATGTCGGGGAACATACCGACATCGGTGCAAATACCATCGGATTGAAGTCAAGCGAATTCGGTGCAGATTGTGTCTTGTGGGACTTATCAAGTGATCTGATAAATCCTATTGTGTAA